A genomic segment from Synchiropus splendidus isolate RoL2022-P1 chromosome 18, RoL_Sspl_1.0, whole genome shotgun sequence encodes:
- the LOC128750129 gene encoding IQ motif and SEC7 domain-containing protein 2-like isoform X3, with protein MWCINCASDKTPAILHNKLLYCVEGDPQCAEALTFSDPSFEHPPPFHRYSNSPLTSPCDPYSSSSSIGPLGLSHTHAQGSSPISPPSPASLAWAQRTRHQPASLALRKQEEEESKRCKALSDSYELSTDLQDKKVEMLERKYGGQFVSRRAARIIQTAFRRYRMNKNFERLRSSASESRMTRRIILSNMRMQYSFDDRQPHAHGSVGQQGSEEAGDMDDSFSKQVKSLADSMDDSLTCQSGREDSQEAGGDGEEDDEEDEEEEEEEEEEGEEDEEDEEEDYRQCTWRNNARHVTGRAGGVGRVGIGGGAAMHEDSTTTSFSDVTLYMDDGCLPSSPLSRPPSSPLSHPNSSSDTEYWGGGGGGREDSRETEGGSNNSRRSSTPCTECRGEYRGRAGGGGGGGHLPVLTIEPPSDSSVDMSDRSERGSIGRLVYEQDSAGVERERERERRGGEGESGEDERGGGAGSSEADSPQGTIKHKPNGRSVATAQGQTRSPAPVPLPIPSARTLPSHPLPHPLQHTHQHPPPIPHLPTILHHHPQYNQPHIMHMHHGHGGASYGQHHFTQHHYHHLHHQHHHPYAESPSSPLPSPVPPLTPLSPLPPPLTPSPLSSSSSALPNMESQQHGHHHHHMHHHHLLCSDGDNESVNSTTTNSNDDTTVNNCSSGSSSRDSLREPIGGASVGKQTYQRESHHSWDSPAFNNDVVQRRQYRIGLNLFNKKPEKGIQYLIERGFVSDTPVGIARFILERKGLSRQMIGEFLGSRQQFNKDVLDCVLDEMDFSGMDLDDALRKFQAQIKVQGEAQRVERLVEAFSQRYCVCNPVLIRQFQNPDTIFILAFAIILLNTDMYSPNVKPERKMKLEDFIKNLRGVDNGQDIPRDLLVAIYGRIQKWELRTNDDHVSQVQAVERMVVGKKPVLSLAHRRLVCCCQLFEVPDPNRAQRSSVHQREVFLFNDLLMVTKIFQKKKTSVTYSFRQSFPLVDMQVHTFQNTYYPHGIRLTSANPGGERKVLIIFTAPSQQDRARFTSDLKESIAEVQDMEKYRVESELEKQKGVMRPGMLTGGPGSCGITGGGTSASGGALKGDVVNGTLGRPSLDDTYASVDGLKRTALSSSLRDLSETGKRGRRNSVGSLDSTIEGSIISSPRPHQQRPLPVGGISYNPMMVPTSPAAYRPHRPTQSPGTGVGGGPGLCHNQGGIGTSPLVSGGGAGIGGGMSGGGGPPGAALRGNFFGSRRGKVPGPLTMTSPTPPSPLSPLMISSPPHYPAPAPPIPHPSSPSPCPSPSANHGLDSGGVGGGGGSGGASKLQALHAHYCHGNSGGGGVTGNQQTPPPPYHHHHRYHMQSAPQHQPLTHRYSVPRRQGPSACAPSHVQQHQRIQHGAIQHSRYNIASGFITPPPLSPHSPVTPTTPHGLYHSHPAVGRPGGGGGKLPLTISHSQPHPHAHSHNHAMHTHSPLSPSPSASPSTHFIFSPPPQTPSARLLSQAAQQPYAPQYPPLSSIPPPPPHSPLPPPSAAPLSPHPGAAGGQGGGPKSKPVSRISTVV; from the exons TGTGGAGGGTGACCCTCAGTGTGCAGAGGCGCTCACTTTTTCAGATCCGTCCTTCGAGCATCCGCCTCCCTTCCATCGCTATAGCAACAGCCCTCTCACCAGTCCCTGCGACCCCtacagctcctcctccagcatcgGACCACTGGgcctctcccacacacacgcacag GGAAGCTCTCCCATCTCCCCACCCAGCCCGGCGAGTCTTGCTTGGGCCCAAAGAACTCGCCATCAGCCGGCCAGTCTGGCGCTCCGcaagcaagaggaggaggagagcaagcGCTGCAAGGCTCTATCTGACAGCTATGAGCTCTCTACAGACCTCCAGGACAAGAAG GTGGAGATGCTGGAGAGGAAGTACGGCGGCCAGTTTGTGTCCCGGCGGGCCGCCAGAATCATCCAGACAGCCTTCAGACGGTACCGCATGAACAAGAACTTTGAGCGGCTTCGCAGCTCCGCGTCAGAAAGCAGGATGACCCGCCGGATCATCCTGTCCAACATGAGGATGCAG TATTCCTTCGATGATCGGCAACCCCACGCTCATGGGTCTGTGGGTCAGCAGGGGTCAGAGGAAGCAGGCGACATGGATGACTCCTTCTCGAAACAG gTGAAGTCGCTCGCAGACTCCATGGATGACTCCCTCACATGCCAGTCCGGACGGGAAGACTCACAAGAAGCAGGcggtgatggagaggaggacgatgaggaggacgaggaggaagaagaagaagaggaggaggaaggagaagaggatgaggaagatgaggaggaagactaCAGACAGTGCACGTGGCGCAACAACGCCCGTCATGTGACGGGACGCGCGGGAGGAGTCGGGAGAGTAGGTATCGGAGGAGGAGCGGCCATGCACGAGGACAGCACCACCACCTCCTTCAGCGATGTCACCCTTTATATGGATGATGGCTGCCTCCCCTCCTCGCCTCTCTCCCGCCCACCGTCCTCACCGCTGTCTCACCCCAACTCCAGCTCTGACACGGAGTACtggggaggaggcggaggagggagagaagacaGCCGAGAGACAGAAGGAGGGAGCAACAACAGCCGAAGGAGCAGCACTCCTTGTACCGAGTGCAGAGGGGAGTACAGAGGGAGAGCTGGCGGGGGCGGAGGAGGGGGGCACCTACCCGTGCTCACCATAGAACCACCTAGTGACAGCTCAGTGGACATGAGTGACAG GTCGGAGCGAGGCTCAATCGGCCGCCTGGTGTACGAACAGGATTCCGCTGGAGtggagcgggagagagagagggagaggaggggaggagaaggagagagcGGAGAGGATGAGAGAGGAGGCGGAGCAGGAAGCAGTGAAGCCGACTCGCCACAGGGAACCATCAAACACAAACCAAACGGCCGCTCGGTGGCCACGGCGCAGGGCCAGACTCGCAGCCCCGCACCCGTCCCCCTGCCCATACCCTCGGCCCGGACACTGCCGTCGCACCCTCTGCCACACCCACTCCAACACACCCACCAACACCCACCACCCATTCCTCACCTACCCAccatcctccaccaccaccctcAGTACAACCAGCCTCACATCATGCACATGCACCACGGCCACGGCGGAGCCTCCTACGGCCAGCACCACTTCACCCAGCACCACTACCACCACCTGCACCACCAACACCACCACCCTTACGCCGAGTCGCCGTCCTCCCCGCTGCCATCACCTGTGCCTCCGCTGACGCCTCTCTCGCCTTTGCCGCCGCCGCTCACGCCCTCCCCgctctcctcctcgtcctccgcGCTCCCCAACATGGAGAGCCAGCAGCAcggccaccaccaccaccacatgcaccaccaccacctgctCTGCTCAGACGGAGACAACGAGAGCGTCAACTCCACCACCACCAACTCCAACGACGACACCACCGTCAACAACTGCAGCTCCGGGTCCTCGTCGCGTGACAGCCTGCGGGAGCCAATCGGAGGAGCCTCGGTGGGGAAGCAGACCTATCAGAGAGAGAGCCACCACAGCTGGGACTCGCCCGCCTTCAACAACGAcgtggtgcagcggcggcagtacCGCATCGGTCTCAACCTGTTTAATAA GAAGCCCGAGAAAGGGATCCAGTACCTGATTGAGCGAGGGTTTGTGTCCGACACGCCGGTGGGAATCGCCAGATTCATTCTGGAGCGGAAAGGCCTGAGCCGACAGATGATCGGCGAGTTCCTAGGCAGCCGGCAGCAGTTTAACAAAGACGTGCTGGA CTGTGTTCTAGATGAGATGGATTTCTCCGGGATGGACCTGGATGATGCACTGAGGAAGTTCCAGGCTCAGATTAAAGTGCAAGGTGAAGCCCAGCGAGTGGAGCGGCTGGTGGAGGCCTTCAG CCAGCGGTACTGCGTCTGTAACCCGGTGCTGATACGGCAGTTCCAGAATCCCGACACCATCTTTATTCTGGCGTTCGCCATCATCCTCCTCAACACCGACATGTACAGTCCAAATGTGAAGccggagaggaagatgaagctGGAGGACTTCATCAAGAACCTTCGAG GTGTGGACAATGGTCAGGATATTCCAAGAGATCTCCTTGTTGCCATCTATGGACGGATCCAGAAGTGGGAGCTGAGGACCAACGATGATCATGTCTCTCAGGTCCAAGCGGTGGAGAGGATGGTGGTGGGCAAGAAGCCG GTTCTGTCGCTGGCTCACCGCAGACTAGTCTGCTGCTGCCAGCTGTTTGAGGTTCCTGATCCAAACCGAGCCCAGAGGAGCAGCGTCCACCAGCGAGAAGTCTTCCTGTTCAACGACCTGCTAATG GTGACCAAAATCttccagaagaagaagacctcCGTCACGTACAGTTTCCGACAATCATTTCCTCTGGTGGACATGCAAGTCCACACATTCCAAAACACCT ACTACCCTCACGGTATCAGACTCACGTCGGCTAAtccaggaggagagaggaaggtgCTGATCATCTTCACGGCACCGAGCCAGCAGGATCGAGCTCGCTTCACCTCGGACCTCAAAGAGAGCATCGCAGAAGTGCAGgacatggagaagtacagagtgGAAT CCGAGCTTGAGAAGCAGAAAGGTGTGATGCGCCCTGGAATGCTGACAGGTGGACCCGGAAGTTGCGGCATCACGGGAGGAGGGACCAGCGCGAGTGGGGGGGCCCTGAAGGGCGACGTGGTGAATGGAACTTTGGGTCGACCGAGCCTTGACGACACGTACGCGTCAGTAGACGGACTGAAACGCACGGCTCTCAGCTCATCGCTGCGGGACCTGTCAGAAACag GGAAGCGAGGTCGTAGGAACAGTGTGGGCTCATTGGACAGTACCATTGAA GGTTCCATCATTAGCAGCCCCCGGCCGCaccagcagcgccccctgcctGTTGGAGGTATTTCCTACAACCCTATGATGGTCCCGACCTCTCCAGCAGCCTACCGGCCACACCGCCCTACTCAGAGCCCCGGTacaggggtggggggtgggccGGGGCTCTGTCACAACCAGGGAGGTATCGGTACTTCCCCTCTCGTGAGCGGGGGAGGGGCTGGGATCGGAGGAGGGATGTCGGGTGGGGGCGGGCCTCCTGGCGCCGCCCTGAGAGGGAACTTCTTCGGCAGCCGCAGAGGCAAAGTTCCTGGTCCCCTGACGATGACGTCACCCACTCCTCCGAGTCCCCTGAGTCCCCTGATGATATCATCCCCCCCACATTATCCCGCCCCCGCACCTCCCATCCCCCACCCATCCTCCCCTTCCCCATGCCCCTCCCCCTCGGCCAACCACGGCCTGGACTCGGGAGGGGTTGGCGGGGGCGGCGGTTCGGGAGGGGCATCCAAACTCCAGGCCTTGCACGCCCACTACTGCCACGGCAACAGTGGCGGAGGCGGAGTTACTGGGAACCAGCAGACTCCGCCCCCACcttaccaccaccaccatcgcTACCACATGCAAAGCGCCCCGCAGCACCAACCCCTCACGCACAGGTACTCAGTCCCTCGGCGGCAGGGACCCTCGGCCTGCGCTCCCTCTCATGTCCAGCAGCACCAGAGGATTCAACATGGCGCCATCCAACACTCCCGCTACAACATCGCCTCGGGCTTCATCACACCGCCGCCATTGTCCCCGCACTCCCCCGTGACTCCTACTACCCCACACGGACTCTACCACTCCCACCCTGCGGTGGGAAGGCCGGGGGGTGGCGGCGGGAAGCTACCGCTGACAATATCGCACTCTCAGCCCCACCCACACGCTCACTCTCACAACCAcgccatgcacacacactccccGCTCAGCCCGTCTCCCTCCGCCTCCCCCTCTACCCACTTCATCTTCTCCCCGCCTCCCCAAACGCCTTCGGCACGCCTCCTCTCCCAGGCAGCCCAACAGCCCTACGCGCCTCAGTATCCGCCCCTCTCCTCCATTCCGCCGCCCCCACCACATTCCCCGTTGCCGCCCCCATCGGCCGCGCCCTTATCGCCGCACCCAGGGGCCGCCGGAGGACAAGGGGGAGGTCCCAAATCCAAACCGGTCAGTCGGATCAGCACGGTTGTTTAA